In the genome of Flavivirga spongiicola, one region contains:
- a CDS encoding FkbM family methyltransferase: protein MKQFLKKYTPSFIKTVFIKLKRIRHFFKYDLLNFKLFICGVYFTHFVKTYRSNGVNIKIPFDLTDYKFRGRFVLNKYESEESILISKYLNKNSTVLELGSCLGYISCITNNILANKTNHVVLEANPNLINSIEENKSLNNCKFHLENKIISKNKSNIFYIHNRIVGGSIVRSTNSKISIEGVGMDYLEKKYSLVFDTLIMDIEGGELDFFRNHKNEILKFKNVFFEIHPFCDILTVDEAKECENILQNLGFELVDKIGFFLFWKNKNL from the coding sequence ATGAAACAATTCTTAAAAAAATATACTCCTAGTTTTATTAAAACGGTTTTTATAAAACTTAAAAGAATTAGACATTTTTTTAAATATGATTTATTGAACTTCAAACTTTTTATTTGTGGAGTATACTTTACTCACTTCGTTAAAACGTACAGGAGTAATGGTGTCAATATAAAAATCCCCTTTGATTTAACAGATTATAAGTTTAGAGGAAGGTTTGTTTTAAATAAGTACGAAAGTGAAGAAAGTATTCTAATATCCAAGTATCTGAATAAAAATTCTACCGTACTAGAACTAGGAAGTTGTCTCGGTTATATTTCTTGTATTACGAACAATATATTAGCTAACAAAACGAACCATGTGGTATTGGAAGCAAATCCTAATTTAATCAATAGTATAGAGGAAAATAAATCTTTAAATAATTGTAAGTTTCATTTAGAAAACAAAATTATTTCCAAAAACAAATCAAATATATTCTATATCCATAACAGAATAGTTGGAGGTAGTATTGTACGCTCTACTAATAGTAAAATTAGTATTGAAGGGGTTGGAATGGACTATTTAGAAAAAAAGTATAGTTTAGTTTTTGATACTTTAATAATGGATATTGAAGGAGGCGAATTAGACTTTTTCAGGAATCATAAAAATGAAATATTAAAATTTAAAAATGTTTTTTTTGAAATCCACCCCTTTTGTGATATTCTGACTGTTGATGAAGCTAAAGAATGCGAAAATATTTTACAAAATTTAGGTTTTGAGCTTGTAGATAAAATTGGCTTCTTTCTATTTTGGAAAAACAAAAACCTTTAA
- a CDS encoding NAD-dependent epimerase/dehydratase family protein: MSNILITGGAGNVGSTLASKLAEDENNFIVIADNLSTGSINKVPDLANVKLIKTNVNHYNDLVPIFGRYNFDYVFHYAAVVGVKRTLENPVMVLDDIEGIKNILSLSKNSGVKRVFYSSSSEVYGEPFEVPQNENTTPLNSRLPYAIVKNIGEAFFKSYYQEYGLEYTIFRFFNTYGPNQSEDFVLPKFIKAALQDKPIYIYGDGMQTRSFCYVEDNVETCIKAINDESCINDVINVGSDIEQTILSLAQDVIKMTKSKSEIIHLPPLEEGDMTRRCPDISKMKTIINRDLISLEKGVQYLIDHYQS; encoded by the coding sequence ATGTCCAATATATTAATAACAGGCGGTGCAGGTAATGTTGGTAGTACGTTAGCATCTAAACTTGCTGAGGATGAAAATAACTTCATTGTTATTGCAGATAATTTAAGTACAGGATCAATAAATAAAGTTCCAGATTTAGCCAATGTTAAGCTGATAAAAACAAATGTTAATCATTACAATGATTTGGTACCCATTTTTGGAAGATATAATTTTGATTATGTATTCCATTATGCAGCGGTTGTTGGGGTAAAACGAACTCTAGAAAATCCTGTAATGGTTTTAGATGATATTGAAGGTATAAAAAACATTTTGTCTCTGTCAAAAAACTCTGGAGTCAAAAGGGTTTTTTATTCAAGTTCGTCAGAGGTATATGGCGAGCCTTTTGAGGTACCACAAAATGAAAATACAACACCGTTAAATTCTAGGTTGCCTTATGCTATAGTAAAAAATATAGGCGAAGCATTTTTTAAATCTTACTACCAAGAATATGGCTTAGAGTATACAATTTTTCGCTTTTTTAATACGTATGGCCCAAATCAAAGTGAAGATTTTGTTCTTCCAAAGTTTATAAAGGCTGCGTTACAAGATAAACCAATATATATATATGGTGATGGGATGCAAACTCGTTCATTTTGTTATGTTGAAGATAATGTAGAAACATGTATAAAAGCAATTAACGATGAAAGCTGTATTAATGATGTTATTAATGTAGGAAGTGATATAGAACAAACTATTTTATCGCTAGCACAAGATGTTATTAAAATGACAAAATCTAAAAGTGAAATAATTCACCTTCCTCCTTTAGAAGAAGGAGATATGACGAGGCGTTGTCCAGATATATCAAAAATGAAAACTATTATAAACAGAGATTTGATTAGTCTAGAAAAGGGTGTGCAGTATTTAATTGATCATTATCAAAGTTAA
- a CDS encoding ABC transporter ATP-binding protein: MKDETILKVENVSKQYRLGLVGTGTISHDLNRWWYSIRGKEDPYLKVGDINDRSAKAKSDYVWAIRNIDFEVKKGEVLGIIGKNGAGKSTLLKILAKVTSPTLGEIKTKGRIASLLEVGTGFHGEMTGRENIFLNGAILGMTKKEIKSKIDEIIEFSGCQRYIDTPVKRYSSGMTVRLAFAVAAFLEPEILVIDEVLAVGDVEFQKKAVGKMQDISNEEGRTVLFVSHNMAAVKSLCSRCIILDKGEVSFCGNTDEAIDKYVKSNSDNSYIKVSEKQEREGNGSLRFTNIIFNDGEGVFIGSSLKISLKYEAKDVIESLDLAVTICAGYEERILTIDNVFQGEKLKIVKKKGTIEIIVPKTYLLSGTYSVNIWAAKEGAVLDYLINAASLYIENIDIYGTGKVLSAKKHGVVFSEKSQWKVV, from the coding sequence ATGAAGGATGAAACTATTTTAAAAGTTGAAAATGTTTCTAAACAATATCGTTTGGGGCTTGTTGGTACAGGAACAATTAGTCATGATTTGAATAGGTGGTGGTATAGTATAAGAGGTAAGGAGGATCCTTATTTAAAAGTAGGAGATATTAATGATAGAAGTGCTAAAGCAAAATCAGATTATGTTTGGGCTATACGTAATATAGATTTTGAAGTAAAAAAAGGTGAAGTTTTAGGTATTATAGGAAAAAATGGTGCAGGTAAGTCAACGTTATTAAAAATATTGGCTAAGGTTACAAGTCCAACTCTTGGTGAAATAAAAACAAAAGGACGTATAGCATCTCTTTTAGAGGTAGGCACAGGGTTTCACGGCGAGATGACTGGGCGTGAAAATATCTTTTTGAATGGAGCTATTTTAGGAATGACTAAAAAAGAAATAAAGTCTAAAATAGATGAAATTATTGAGTTTTCAGGTTGTCAACGTTATATTGATACACCTGTAAAGCGCTATTCTTCTGGAATGACTGTTCGTTTAGCTTTTGCGGTTGCTGCTTTTTTAGAGCCGGAAATATTAGTTATTGATGAAGTTTTGGCAGTAGGGGATGTAGAGTTTCAAAAAAAGGCTGTTGGAAAGATGCAAGATATTTCGAATGAAGAAGGACGTACGGTTTTATTTGTTAGTCATAATATGGCAGCAGTAAAGAGTTTATGTTCAAGGTGTATTATTCTTGACAAAGGAGAGGTTTCTTTTTGTGGAAATACAGATGAAGCTATTGATAAATATGTTAAGTCTAATAGCGACAACAGTTATATAAAAGTTAGCGAAAAACAAGAAAGAGAAGGTAATGGTTCTTTAAGGTTTACTAATATTATATTTAATGATGGTGAAGGTGTTTTTATTGGTTCCAGTTTAAAGATATCATTAAAATATGAAGCTAAAGATGTTATTGAAAGTTTAGATCTAGCAGTTACCATTTGTGCTGGGTATGAAGAACGAATTTTAACAATAGATAACGTTTTTCAAGGCGAAAAGTTAAAAATTGTAAAAAAGAAAGGGACAATAGAAATAATAGTGCCTAAAACATATTTATTATCAGGAACTTATTCTGTTAATATTTGGGCAGCAAAAGAAGGGGCAGTTTTAGATTATTTAATTAATGCAGCCAGTTTGTATATTGAGAACATAGATATTTATGGAACAGGCAAAGTATTAAGCGCAAAAAAGCATGGAGTTGTATTTTCTGAAAAAAGCCAATGGAAGGTCGTTTAA
- a CDS encoding ABC transporter permease, with protein MSDNNENWLYTISPKKRLIDLNFKEIWQYRDLVLLFVKRDIITVYKQTILGPLWYFIQPLFTSLIFTLIFNNLASIPTGNGVPAFLFNLAGITSWNYFKLCLTGTSDTFKKNQGIFGKVYFPRVVMPLSVVISNLLKFGIQLLVFICFYIYFKYFTDDADNVFPQFEIILLPVIIILMGLLGLGAGMMISSMTTKYRDLTFLLTFAVQLLMYGSAVMYPLKYFREKLPNISWLVEYNPMAVIIEAFRYMTLGQGEFSINKMLYILIISVVMFLLGLIVFNKTERSFIDTV; from the coding sequence TTGAGCGATAATAACGAAAATTGGCTTTATACAATCTCTCCTAAAAAAAGATTAATAGATTTAAACTTTAAAGAAATATGGCAGTATCGTGATTTAGTGCTATTATTTGTTAAGAGAGATATAATTACGGTCTATAAACAAACTATTTTAGGACCGCTTTGGTATTTTATACAACCTTTATTTACATCATTAATCTTTACATTAATTTTTAACAACCTAGCTAGTATTCCTACAGGTAATGGAGTGCCCGCTTTTTTATTCAATCTTGCTGGTATTACATCCTGGAACTATTTCAAACTATGTTTGACAGGTACCAGTGATACTTTTAAGAAAAACCAAGGCATTTTCGGAAAAGTTTATTTTCCTCGAGTAGTGATGCCATTATCTGTTGTTATATCTAATTTGTTAAAATTTGGAATTCAGCTTTTAGTATTTATTTGCTTTTATATATATTTTAAGTACTTTACAGATGATGCTGACAATGTTTTTCCTCAATTTGAAATAATATTATTACCAGTTATAATAATTTTAATGGGGTTATTAGGATTAGGAGCAGGTATGATGATTTCTTCAATGACTACTAAGTATCGAGATCTCACGTTTTTATTAACTTTTGCTGTACAATTGTTAATGTATGGATCTGCAGTCATGTACCCTTTGAAATATTTTAGAGAAAAATTGCCAAATATATCTTGGTTAGTAGAGTATAACCCTATGGCAGTTATTATTGAAGCTTTTAGATATATGACCTTAGGACAAGGAGAGTTTTCAATAAATAAGATGCTATATATATTAATTATTAGTGTTGTCATGTTTTTATTAGGACTCATTGTTTTTAATAAAACAGAAAGAAGTTTTATTGATACCGTTTAG
- a CDS encoding glycosyltransferase family 4 protein produces the protein MSFSFTNSNVIIILKSPQLGGAERQALTLAGYLQNSLKCNVFIYTYLKAKASPQFIEFYKKHNLKNIFTVNNPLVAGSKYKYLKIRLKLMLFALKLRKHRPDIIIPYLNSPSLIAAYCKKISGAKVTFWNNRGSEVYRKDKLEKLAVLKTKFFTINSFEAITDIENNFKVSKEKIHFTPNFLTISTKKVVKSKIEESKELIIGMLAHFREEKLQMLLLESFFELSKKHAFIKLHLVGDIFDENKVKKAKEYVKSNKLEHRVRFIHKESAKNTLPEFDIGVLISIKEGMSNSLMEYMYYNLPIVCTNHSGSKYLLGDENDFLINNNKQELIQKLETLILNKDIRDKESDNNKKLIVKGFRVEKYVSDLESIINSL, from the coding sequence ATGAGTTTTAGCTTTACAAATAGTAATGTTATTATTATACTTAAATCTCCACAACTTGGAGGAGCAGAAAGACAAGCGTTAACCTTAGCAGGGTATTTACAAAATAGTCTTAAATGTAATGTTTTTATATATACTTATCTAAAAGCTAAAGCTTCACCACAATTTATAGAATTTTATAAAAAGCACAATTTAAAAAATATATTTACCGTTAATAATCCACTAGTTGCTGGTTCTAAATACAAGTATCTTAAGATTCGTTTAAAATTAATGCTTTTTGCTTTAAAACTAAGAAAACATAGACCAGATATAATAATCCCATATTTAAATAGTCCATCATTAATAGCTGCGTATTGTAAAAAAATATCTGGAGCTAAAGTAACATTTTGGAATAATAGAGGGTCGGAGGTGTATAGAAAAGATAAATTAGAAAAGCTAGCTGTATTAAAAACTAAGTTTTTTACTATAAATTCATTTGAAGCCATTACAGATATAGAAAATAACTTTAAAGTATCAAAAGAAAAGATTCATTTCACACCAAATTTTTTAACAATATCTACAAAAAAAGTAGTTAAAAGCAAGATTGAAGAAAGTAAAGAGTTGATAATTGGTATGTTAGCACATTTTAGAGAAGAAAAACTACAAATGTTATTGTTAGAAAGCTTCTTTGAATTATCAAAAAAACATGCTTTTATTAAGTTGCATTTGGTAGGCGATATTTTTGATGAAAATAAAGTAAAGAAAGCTAAGGAATATGTAAAAAGTAATAAGCTAGAACATAGAGTTCGTTTTATTCATAAAGAATCTGCCAAAAATACGCTACCAGAATTCGATATAGGTGTTTTGATTTCGATAAAAGAAGGTATGTCTAATAGTTTAATGGAATACATGTATTATAATTTGCCAATTGTTTGTACAAACCATAGTGGCAGTAAGTATCTTTTAGGAGATGAAAACGATTTTTTAATAAATAATAATAAACAGGAGCTAATTCAAAAGCTAGAAACTCTAATCTTGAATAAAGATATAAGAGATAAAGAATCAGATAATAATAAAAAACTAATTGTTAAAGGCTTTAGAGTAGAGAAGTATGTCTCTGATTTGGAGAGTATTATTAACTCGTTGTAA
- a CDS encoding glycosyltransferase, with translation MITIVLTYRNRNLNIVKKCFDSLLNQTNKHFKIVLVDYGSIESYKNRLVKLVEKCAFIELIRCETEQQLWCKSRAINIVLKQCQTPYFFVGDIDMIYHPHFVEILHSLKNDKAMTYFQVGFLSESESKKDKAFNDYKISFKSSNEATGMTLYKTDILKSINGYDEFYNGWGSEDTDIHIRLKNDKKTTVFYDKGILILHQWHPKTYRNKESTSPFHSNLEKINQKYLEYTKITKRVSANKAFKWGDYNPENYKLLNTVNNEFTISNELSDVKGFVSNVLLNLKNEVVSVKVKRHKEYKSLNYIAKKILNKKTKVFLNMQIVNDLLLEAIIMNLRNCPYKFVFNRNSLEISLTIKL, from the coding sequence ATGATAACAATCGTTTTAACATATAGAAATAGAAATTTAAATATTGTAAAAAAATGTTTTGATAGTTTGTTAAATCAAACAAATAAACATTTTAAAATTGTTTTGGTAGATTATGGGAGTATAGAGTCCTATAAAAATAGACTTGTAAAGTTAGTTGAGAAGTGTGCATTTATTGAGTTAATTAGATGTGAAACAGAACAACAGCTATGGTGTAAATCAAGAGCTATCAATATTGTTTTAAAACAATGCCAGACACCCTATTTTTTTGTTGGAGATATAGATATGATATATCACCCACACTTTGTTGAAATTCTCCATAGCTTAAAAAATGATAAAGCCATGACTTATTTTCAGGTTGGTTTTTTAAGTGAATCTGAGTCTAAAAAAGATAAAGCATTCAATGATTATAAAATTAGTTTTAAGTCAAGTAATGAAGCAACAGGGATGACTTTATATAAAACAGATATTTTAAAATCTATTAATGGTTATGACGAGTTTTACAATGGTTGGGGAAGTGAAGATACAGATATCCATATAAGGTTGAAAAATGATAAAAAAACCACTGTGTTTTATGATAAAGGTATATTGATATTACATCAATGGCATCCTAAAACATATAGAAATAAAGAAAGTACATCACCATTTCATTCTAATCTAGAAAAGATCAATCAAAAGTATTTAGAGTATACAAAAATAACAAAAAGGGTTTCTGCAAATAAAGCTTTTAAATGGGGAGATTATAATCCTGAGAATTATAAATTACTAAATACAGTGAACAACGAGTTTACCATTAGCAATGAATTATCAGATGTTAAAGGGTTTGTAAGTAATGTATTATTAAATTTAAAGAATGAAGTAGTTTCGGTTAAAGTTAAAAGACACAAAGAGTATAAGTCTCTAAATTATATTGCGAAAAAAATTTTAAATAAAAAAACAAAAGTGTTTCTGAATATGCAAATTGTTAACGATTTGCTTTTGGAAGCTATCATAATGAACCTTAGAAACTGTCCTTATAAGTTTGTTTTTAATCGAAATTCATTAGAGATATCACTTACAATTAAATTATAG
- the asnB gene encoding asparagine synthase (glutamine-hydrolyzing), with protein MCGIIGQIKKEEQVSLELFNSMRDTLFHRGPDGYGTELFNNDRAAFGHRRLAILDLSDRGKQPMYSYEKDILITFNGEIYNYKVLKEELVKKQYEFKSNSDTEVLIYGYKAWGIDLLLKKIKGMFAFAIWDKKSDNVFIVRDRFGMKPLYYYQDHNQFVFASELKAIIKDKSIKKEIDKDALADYFIYSYVPSPNCIWKGFKKLPPANYLVYNINTHEISMHEYWILGVDKKKESEEEIRYNINGLLKQSVKEHLVSDVPVGLFLSGGYDSTTVLMQAKELGYNPNTFSLGFEESKRSEHLIAKIIAKTFDTNHKEYLFNNNVDYLEDFKKISYYYDEPYAISSMLTYYYASKLASKTNKVALVGDGGDELFAGYNWDNDLYNYFNSYNYKSIIKRFINGREKEFVSRYNTWMTGVYNSNLSCLNDDLKDRILNRGLWYFKQHYANSGDIIKDSQYLNFKTFIPQPSLTRADRSSMANSLEVRVPFLDHEIFEYIFSLKSAKYYKQGEKKFLLKYHLSKKIPEEVFKMPKYGFSFQFLKNIFNEEYDSIIKNGELNKLGIINFNFIKESDYLVKFHILMLELWFKNYN; from the coding sequence ATGTGTGGTATAATTGGTCAAATTAAAAAAGAGGAACAAGTTTCTTTAGAGTTATTTAACTCTATGAGAGACACGCTGTTTCATAGAGGACCAGATGGGTATGGTACAGAGTTATTTAATAATGACAGAGCAGCATTCGGGCACAGGCGATTAGCTATTCTTGATTTGTCTGATAGAGGTAAGCAGCCAATGTATTCTTATGAAAAAGATATCTTGATAACTTTTAATGGAGAAATTTATAACTATAAAGTATTAAAAGAAGAACTTGTAAAAAAGCAATATGAATTTAAGTCTAATTCAGATACAGAGGTTTTAATTTACGGATATAAAGCTTGGGGAATTGATTTATTACTTAAAAAAATTAAAGGCATGTTTGCCTTTGCAATATGGGATAAAAAAAGCGATAATGTTTTTATTGTTAGAGATAGGTTTGGTATGAAACCTTTATACTATTATCAAGACCATAACCAATTTGTTTTTGCTTCAGAATTAAAAGCAATAATTAAAGATAAATCAATAAAAAAAGAAATAGACAAAGACGCTTTAGCAGATTATTTTATTTATTCATATGTACCAAGCCCTAATTGTATCTGGAAAGGGTTTAAAAAATTACCTCCAGCAAATTATTTAGTATATAATATTAATACTCATGAGATATCTATGCACGAGTATTGGATTTTGGGAGTAGATAAAAAAAAAGAAAGTGAAGAAGAAATACGTTATAATATTAATGGATTGTTAAAGCAATCGGTAAAAGAACATTTAGTAAGTGATGTTCCTGTTGGGTTGTTTTTAAGTGGTGGTTATGATTCTACTACGGTTTTGATGCAAGCAAAGGAGTTAGGCTATAATCCTAATACATTTTCTTTAGGTTTTGAAGAATCTAAAAGAAGTGAACATTTAATAGCAAAGATCATAGCTAAGACGTTTGATACAAATCATAAAGAGTATTTGTTTAATAATAATGTTGACTATTTAGAGGACTTTAAAAAAATATCATATTATTATGATGAGCCTTATGCCATATCGTCGATGTTGACATATTATTATGCGTCAAAGTTGGCTTCTAAAACGAATAAGGTGGCATTGGTAGGTGATGGAGGTGATGAGCTATTTGCAGGTTATAATTGGGATAATGATTTATATAACTATTTTAATTCATATAACTATAAGTCTATTATTAAGCGTTTTATTAATGGTAGGGAAAAAGAATTTGTGTCTAGATATAATACTTGGATGACAGGAGTTTACAATTCTAATTTGTCATGCTTAAATGATGATTTAAAAGATCGTATTTTAAACAGAGGTTTATGGTATTTTAAACAACATTATGCTAATTCAGGAGATATAATTAAAGACTCTCAATATTTAAATTTTAAAACATTTATACCACAACCAAGTTTAACTAGAGCGGATAGATCAAGCATGGCTAACTCCCTAGAAGTTAGAGTTCCGTTTTTAGATCATGAGATTTTTGAGTATATTTTTAGTTTAAAATCTGCTAAATATTATAAGCAAGGTGAGAAAAAGTTTTTATTAAAATACCATTTAAGTAAAAAAATTCCTGAAGAGGTATTTAAAATGCCAAAATATGGGTTTAGTTTTCAGTTTTTAAAGAATATATTTAATGAAGAATATGATTCAATTATTAAAAATGGAGAATTAAATAAGTTAGGAATTATAAATTTTAATTTCATTAAAGAATCAGATTATTTGGTTAAATTCCATATCCTTATGTTAGAATTATGGTTTAAAAATTATAATTAA
- a CDS encoding glycosyltransferase family A protein, whose translation MRIEANPTRDKKIPIEVGYHRVIIPLYVPKEKDYYKDAFRIFKLCLESLIKTTSNNIKISVISNGCCNSVNQKLFNLYEEGLFEELIIEKEGIGKINSVLKALRTCNERLITITDADVLFLNEWEKEVVSVFEHFPKAGAVCPVPIYRKHKELTGNIWMDHLFSNKMKFSKVLNPEAMTLFAKSIGWPWLDEKYKDVILTLDSKKQKKAVVGCSHFVTTYKKEVFDKLPKGNTEFKISGDSEYRYTDLPVLKAGGYRLSTYDNYAYHMGNIYEEWMGEVFDEIKNEHNTYELDLQSLKNGKYAVIKHRFFTKLLKSSLIHLMLLKLKGLPKSKFKNFISGQN comes from the coding sequence ATGAGAATTGAAGCTAACCCAACCAGAGACAAAAAAATACCTATTGAGGTAGGATATCATAGAGTTATTATTCCTTTATATGTACCTAAAGAGAAAGACTATTACAAAGACGCTTTCAGGATTTTTAAATTATGTTTAGAATCTTTAATAAAAACGACATCTAATAACATAAAAATATCTGTTATTAGTAATGGATGTTGTAATAGTGTCAATCAAAAATTATTTAATCTTTATGAAGAAGGGCTGTTCGAAGAGCTTATTATAGAAAAAGAAGGTATTGGTAAAATTAATAGTGTTTTAAAAGCTTTAAGAACTTGTAATGAAAGGTTAATAACAATTACAGATGCTGATGTTTTATTTTTGAACGAATGGGAAAAAGAGGTTGTTTCTGTGTTTGAACATTTCCCTAAAGCAGGAGCAGTTTGTCCAGTACCTATTTATAGAAAGCATAAGGAGCTTACAGGTAATATTTGGATGGATCATTTGTTTTCAAATAAGATGAAATTTTCAAAAGTCCTAAACCCAGAAGCGATGACACTTTTTGCAAAAAGTATTGGTTGGCCTTGGTTGGATGAAAAATATAAAGATGTTATATTAACACTTGATTCTAAAAAACAAAAAAAAGCCGTTGTAGGTTGCTCTCATTTTGTAACAACATATAAAAAGGAAGTATTTGATAAATTACCTAAAGGAAATACCGAATTTAAAATAAGCGGAGATAGTGAATATAGGTATACAGATTTACCAGTTTTAAAAGCAGGTGGATATCGATTATCTACATATGATAATTATGCGTATCACATGGGTAATATTTATGAAGAATGGATGGGAGAAGTATTTGATGAAATTAAAAATGAGCATAATACTTATGAGTTAGATTTACAAAGCCTAAAAAACGGAAAGTATGCAGTAATAAAGCATAGGTTTTTTACTAAGCTATTAAAGTCCTCACTAATACATTTAATGTTGCTTAAATTGAAAGGACTTCCAAAAAGTAAATTTAAAAACTTTATTTCTGGCCAGAATTAA
- a CDS encoding glycosyltransferase → MRVLLVSMPSVHFFRWIENLPSDYLELYWYNITGEKFDEKNDKFKEVSVYNNKRKISYLKGEYLLSKKLPFYYQKLRHFVEVTENEDLEHIIQKLKPDIIHSFEMQSCSYPILKTMNKNKELDWIYSCWGSDLYYYKQFSSHKRMIKKVLKRVDYLITDCKRDYNLARTLDFKGKHLGVIPGGSGYNINELINNVQPFEKRNIILIKGYQHTFGRAINIVKAIESIAVNQINPYKIIVFGAHEFVVNYVKKKKLDFETYHRHQLQHGEVIKLMGKSLIYIGNSTSDGIPNTLLEAITMGAFPIQSNPGRVSEEIINNGENGLLINDPEDISEIKNAILAALHTPDKLKEAFSYNLEFAKKNLDKEIIKQKIYDAYLSVIEK, encoded by the coding sequence ATGAGAGTTCTTCTTGTTTCCATGCCATCGGTTCATTTTTTTAGATGGATAGAAAATCTTCCAAGTGACTATTTAGAATTGTACTGGTACAATATAACCGGGGAAAAGTTTGATGAGAAAAATGATAAATTTAAAGAGGTAAGCGTGTATAATAATAAACGCAAAATATCCTACTTAAAAGGAGAGTATCTACTATCTAAAAAGCTTCCTTTTTATTATCAAAAACTAAGACATTTTGTAGAGGTCACAGAGAATGAAGACTTAGAACATATAATACAAAAGCTTAAACCAGATATTATTCATAGTTTTGAAATGCAATCATGTTCATATCCTATTCTTAAAACTATGAATAAAAATAAGGAGTTAGATTGGATATATTCTTGTTGGGGAAGTGATTTGTATTACTATAAACAGTTTTCTTCTCACAAAAGAATGATAAAAAAAGTGTTGAAAAGGGTTGATTATTTAATTACCGATTGTAAAAGAGACTATAATTTAGCTAGAACATTAGATTTCAAAGGAAAACACCTTGGAGTGATACCCGGTGGAAGTGGCTATAATATCAATGAATTAATTAATAATGTTCAGCCCTTTGAAAAAAGGAATATTATTTTGATTAAAGGTTATCAGCACACTTTTGGTAGGGCTATAAATATTGTTAAAGCTATTGAGTCTATAGCAGTAAATCAAATAAATCCATATAAAATTATCGTTTTTGGAGCTCATGAATTTGTTGTGAATTATGTTAAGAAAAAGAAACTTGACTTTGAAACCTATCACAGACACCAATTGCAGCATGGTGAAGTCATTAAGCTAATGGGGAAATCCTTAATTTATATAGGAAACAGTACATCAGATGGTATTCCTAATACATTATTAGAAGCTATAACCATGGGAGCATTTCCTATTCAATCAAATCCAGGTAGAGTTTCTGAAGAAATAATAAATAATGGAGAAAATGGATTATTAATAAACGACCCTGAAGATATAAGCGAAATAAAAAATGCTATTTTAGCAGCATTGCATACCCCTGATAAACTAAAAGAAGCCTTTAGTTATAATTTAGAGTTTGCTAAGAAAAATTTAGATAAAGAGATTATAAAACAGAAAATATATGATGCATATCTTTCTGTTATAGAAAAATAA